The Chengkuizengella sediminis DNA window TCGTTGTTGAAACATGAGCTTTCCCCATTTATTTGCTTGTGATACTGCCCCACCTTTTAGCAACGCAGATAGAGCAGTTGTTACAATAACATGTTTTTTCTTTAATCTCTCTTCGTGTACTATGTTTTGATATTTCTATTCACAGCTTAAGAACTTTTATTAAAATAAATTACAACTTGCGGGATAGCTTCTACATGCTTGTTGGATGCTATAGGACAGTCCTCCTAGTCTCTTGATTGAATGATAGGAACTTCTCTTAAATTACCACTCCCCTCACCAGCTAATTAAAAGCCAGTGGGGGATATTACTTACTTCTTCTGAAATGTGTTCTTCACCCCTGACCACAACCCACTAGCAGCAAGCCCCATGACAATACCAATCAATATAGCTTGTTTCGGGTCATCTGGAGCGATATAAAAAATACCAGCTACTATCCCTAATGCTAGAGATACAACCGGTTGTAATTTAGTTCCTAATCCTAATTGTTTTGCGAGCTGCACCAATGCCAAAATGATTGGAACAATCGCAATATCATAAGCTTGAAAATCCATTTTAATTCCCACCCTTCCATCTAGTTAATATCACGGCTAACTGTTCACGTGTAACGGGTTCTGTAGGTCTGAAAGTACCATCATCAAAACCTACCATTAAACCTTCTTCTACTACTTCTTCTATTGCGTCAACACTCCATCTTTCTTCTGAAATATCTTTAAATTTCCCCATTTCATCCATCTCCAGTAGTGCAAACACATCCTCTCTAAACTGATCTCTATCAAAATGTTTATCCCAAGAACAATTTTTTCCCTTTACAACGTGATGAGGCTGAACTTGATCTCTAGTAAAATTAAACTGTCTAACTATTGCAGCAGCAGTTTCAACCGCATTCTGATAGGTTTTATCATCTAACTTTTCATTTCGTGTTACCTTATCCGTACATATCTCCATCCCAATCCAATGACGGTTATAATGTCCTTGTGAACCGTCCCCTGCATGCCATGTATTTTCTTTGAAGGGGATATGTTGAATCGCTTGATCTGCGTCAACGGTGACATGCCAACCTGTTACGCCACTCTGCTCACTTTTTAAATATATAGCATGCATTTCTGCATTAGAACTCTTTTTCCAGTTGTTTGTAGTATGGAACAATAAACCCTGTGGTCTCATTGGGTTTTGAGGTCTGTTTTTATTTGACTTTGGAAGAGGCGAAACCCTTGGTACCAATGGTATCGGGGGTTTTTGTTTTTGGGGGTGAAATTAGTTTTTTGTCTCCTGGTTGTGAATGCCCCCGAAATGCCCCCATATTATTTTAAAATATGTTGTGTAAATTCCTCGAATCTATCCATATTTTGTTCTTCTAGCACTTGGATTCACCAAATTTCCCCATACTTATCACGCCCTTTTAGTTTTTAATAGTGTATTCAAGTTAGTATTATGATGAGTGGACGAATGTACTATACTTTAAATATGTGCTCTTGCATATACCTTTGTACCTCTTATATAATAAGAACAAATGTTCCATTAGAGGTGAATAAAAATGAAAGAAAACAAACTAACCGAAGGTTCAAACATGATGTGGGAAGCAAGCCGTATAATACTACCTGAACATAAAGAAGTCATAAATCGTTATCAAGAAGAAAGAAACAGAAAGACGAAACCAGTACTTGCAGAGGAAGAGGTTAATATCATATCTCAGTTGATC harbors:
- a CDS encoding YolD-like family protein; the encoded protein is MKENKLTEGSNMMWEASRIILPEHKEVINRYQEERNRKTKPVLAEEEVNIISQLIHFHPSTFCFQSK
- a CDS encoding N-acetylmuramoyl-L-alanine amidase; this translates as MRPQGLLFHTTNNWKKSSNAEMHAIYLKSEQSGVTGWHVTVDADQAIQHIPFKENTWHAGDGSQGHYNRHWIGMEICTDKVTRNEKLDDKTYQNAVETAAAIVRQFNFTRDQVQPHHVVKGKNCSWDKHFDRDQFREDVFALLEMDEMGKFKDISEERWSVDAIEEVVEEGLMVGFDDGTFRPTEPVTREQLAVILTRWKGGN